A genomic stretch from Petrimonas mucosa includes:
- the folE gene encoding GTP cyclohydrolase I FolE, producing MLPEQSEERRSIIADHMREVITLLGEDVARDGLVKTPDRVAKAMQYLTKGYHQDPEEILRSALFRENYRQMVIVKDIDLFSMCEHHLLPFFGKAHVAYIPNGYITGLSKIARVVDVFARRLQVQERLTTQIKECIQKTLNPMGVMVVIEAQHMCMQMRGVEKQNSITTTSDFTGVFQVQKTREEFISLIR from the coding sequence ATGTTGCCCGAACAATCAGAGGAGAGAAGATCCATCATAGCGGATCATATGAGAGAGGTGATCACCTTGCTGGGTGAGGATGTAGCCCGTGACGGGCTGGTCAAGACGCCCGACCGTGTAGCCAAGGCGATGCAGTACCTGACAAAGGGGTATCACCAGGATCCCGAGGAGATCTTGCGTTCTGCTCTGTTCCGCGAAAATTACCGCCAGATGGTGATCGTCAAGGATATCGACCTCTTCTCGATGTGTGAGCATCACCTGCTTCCCTTTTTCGGGAAGGCCCATGTGGCCTATATTCCCAACGGATATATCACCGGTTTGAGCAAGATTGCCCGGGTGGTGGATGTCTTTGCCCGTCGCCTGCAGGTGCAGGAGCGGTTGACCACCCAGATCAAGGAGTGTATTCAGAAGACACTCAACCCGATGGGGGTGATGGTGGTGATCGAGGCGCAACACATGTGTATGCAGATGCGTGGAGTTGAAAAGCAGAACTCCATTACCACCACTTCCGACTTTACTGGGGTCTTCCAGGTGCAGAAGACCCGCGAAGAGTTTATCTCCCTGATCAGGTGA
- a CDS encoding SPOR domain-containing protein, giving the protein MMKFLTKILFLPLLLLSLGLSAQTQRQQRGILEELKAVRPGEGKVMVFEDKAIADVLGRSMAPPRTVYTSSDGSLQFVKMRGFKIQAFSGNDQRSSKNEAYHKQGLINNAFPEMETVVTFDSPFWRLRVGNFKTREEATAVLEEMRRAFPSFGKEMYIVIDEVKIPVNQLQE; this is encoded by the coding sequence TTTCTTCCGCTGCTGCTGTTGAGTCTAGGACTATCGGCCCAGACACAGAGGCAACAGAGAGGGATACTGGAGGAGCTGAAGGCGGTGAGACCCGGAGAAGGGAAGGTGATGGTTTTTGAGGACAAGGCGATCGCCGATGTACTCGGTCGCAGCATGGCTCCGCCAAGAACGGTATACACCTCCAGCGACGGTTCACTCCAGTTCGTGAAGATGCGGGGTTTCAAGATTCAGGCATTCTCGGGAAACGACCAGCGCTCTTCGAAAAATGAGGCTTACCACAAACAGGGATTGATAAACAACGCCTTTCCGGAGATGGAGACAGTTGTAACGTTCGATTCTCCTTTCTGGAGACTGCGCGTGGGAAATTTCAAGACGCGCGAAGAGGCTACCGCTGTGCTGGAGGAGATGCGTAGGGCTTTTCCCTCCTTTGGCAAGGAGATGTACATTGTCATAGACGAGGTGAAAATTCCCGTCAATCAACTTCAAGAATAA